In a genomic window of Microbacterium amylolyticum:
- a CDS encoding PTS fructose transporter subunit IIABC, with protein MSTITPALVSLDENLGSDKESVLRALSARFAAEGRAGSADDLFVAAWAREEKDATGLPGGIAIPHAKAATVTEASLAFARLTPGVDFGSFDGPSDIVFMIAAPDTAAEEHLAVLSQLARHLMNEDFTDQLRRATTDDEVVAIVREAIGETDAPAQDVAEPAAAPAADGLSILAVTACTTGIAHTYMAADALAKAAGEEGVEFAVETQGSSGFTPFTREQIAAADAVIFAVDVDVRQPERFAGKPVIRRSVKAGIEHPRDIVVAAAQAATDPNAERISGDPAAATAPAQAESWGKRIQRILMTGVSYMIPFVAGGGLLMALGFLFGGADITDNANRFALENALWNLPEGGLTAYLGALSFTIGALSMGFLVPALAGYIGFAIADRPGIAPGFVAGAVAVFMNAGFLGGIVGGVLAGLAAWWLGTLNAPRWLRGLMPVAIIPLLGSIFASGLMLLFLGMPIAALMNLMEGGLTNLAQSGLLPIVGVIVGVMMCTDLGGPINKVAYAFAVAMLGQATAANPEGYYIMAAVMLSGMVPPIAMALSSTVLARSRYSAAERENGMAAWLMGFSFISEGAIPFAAADPLRVLPSVIAGGAVTGFLSMLFLVQSQAPHGGIFVLFAISPIWGALVALFAGVIVSAILVSALKSIGAKQVVEA; from the coding sequence ATGTCCACCATCACTCCGGCCCTCGTCAGCCTCGACGAGAACCTCGGCTCCGACAAGGAATCGGTGCTGCGGGCGCTCTCCGCGCGCTTCGCCGCAGAAGGCCGTGCAGGCAGCGCCGACGACCTCTTCGTCGCCGCCTGGGCGCGCGAGGAAAAGGATGCAACGGGTCTGCCCGGCGGCATCGCCATCCCGCACGCCAAAGCCGCTACCGTCACCGAAGCCTCACTCGCCTTTGCTCGGCTGACACCCGGTGTCGACTTCGGCTCGTTCGACGGCCCGAGCGACATCGTCTTCATGATCGCGGCGCCCGACACGGCTGCTGAAGAGCACCTCGCGGTGCTGTCGCAGCTCGCCCGCCACCTCATGAACGAGGACTTCACGGATCAGCTCCGACGTGCAACGACCGACGACGAGGTCGTCGCGATCGTCCGCGAGGCGATCGGCGAAACCGACGCACCGGCACAGGACGTCGCGGAACCCGCTGCGGCACCAGCCGCGGACGGCCTGTCCATCCTCGCCGTCACCGCCTGCACCACCGGAATCGCCCACACCTACATGGCCGCCGACGCTCTCGCGAAGGCCGCCGGCGAGGAGGGCGTCGAGTTCGCCGTTGAAACCCAGGGGTCGAGCGGCTTCACCCCCTTCACACGGGAGCAGATCGCCGCCGCAGACGCCGTGATCTTCGCCGTTGATGTCGACGTTCGCCAGCCCGAACGCTTCGCCGGGAAGCCCGTTATCCGGCGATCGGTGAAGGCCGGAATCGAGCACCCCCGGGACATCGTTGTCGCCGCGGCGCAGGCAGCAACCGATCCCAACGCGGAGCGCATCTCTGGTGACCCCGCGGCCGCGACGGCGCCGGCGCAGGCGGAGAGCTGGGGCAAGCGCATCCAGCGCATCCTCATGACCGGTGTCAGCTACATGATTCCGTTCGTTGCCGGCGGTGGACTGCTGATGGCTCTCGGCTTCCTCTTCGGCGGTGCGGACATCACGGACAACGCAAACAGGTTCGCCCTCGAGAACGCCCTCTGGAACCTCCCCGAGGGCGGACTGACGGCGTACCTCGGTGCTCTCTCGTTCACGATCGGCGCCCTCTCGATGGGCTTCCTCGTTCCCGCCCTCGCCGGCTACATCGGCTTTGCGATCGCCGATCGCCCCGGTATCGCCCCCGGCTTCGTTGCCGGAGCGGTTGCCGTGTTCATGAACGCCGGCTTCCTCGGCGGCATCGTGGGTGGTGTGCTGGCCGGACTGGCCGCCTGGTGGCTCGGAACGCTCAACGCCCCGCGCTGGCTCCGCGGACTGATGCCCGTTGCGATCATTCCGCTGCTCGGATCGATCTTTGCTTCCGGTCTCATGCTGCTGTTCCTCGGCATGCCGATCGCCGCGCTCATGAACCTCATGGAGGGCGGACTGACCAACCTGGCGCAGTCGGGCCTGCTGCCGATCGTCGGCGTCATCGTCGGCGTCATGATGTGCACCGACCTCGGTGGCCCCATCAACAAGGTGGCCTACGCCTTCGCCGTTGCCATGCTCGGCCAGGCCACCGCGGCCAACCCCGAGGGGTACTACATCATGGCCGCCGTGATGCTGTCGGGCATGGTCCCGCCGATCGCGATGGCGCTGTCGTCCACTGTTCTCGCTCGCTCGCGTTACTCGGCAGCCGAGCGCGAAAACGGCATGGCGGCATGGCTGATGGGCTTCTCGTTCATCTCCGAGGGTGCGATCCCGTTCGCCGCAGCCGACCCGCTGCGCGTTCTCCCGTCGGTGATCGCGGGAGGGGCCGTGACCGGCTTCCTGTCGATGCTGTTCCTCGTCCAGTCGCAGGCACCCCACGGCGGCATCTTCGTTCTGTTCGCGATCAGCCCCATCTGGGGCGCGCTCGTGGCGCTGTTCGCCGGTGTGATCGTGTCGGCCATTCTGGTGAGCGCGCTGAAGTCGATCGGCGCAAAGCAGGTCGTCGAGGCCTGA
- a CDS encoding histidine phosphatase family protein: MPAERLHLVRHGEVHNPQHVLYERIPGYGLSEAGRGMAHAAAEHISTLERPVTRLVCSPLQRAQESAEPFAEIFDLTPVIDEGVIEPWNAFAGKRMKKAVLNPLNWRLLVNPSKPSWGEPFASISQRVVTAMHAAWDAADGGDVVIVSHQAPIWIAHLAVAGETLAHSPTKRRCALSSVTSFERPGTGPTGFAEVAYAEPAAAGIDLGAV; the protein is encoded by the coding sequence ATGCCAGCTGAGCGCCTCCACCTCGTCCGTCACGGAGAGGTCCACAATCCCCAGCATGTTCTCTATGAACGGATCCCGGGCTACGGCCTCAGCGAGGCCGGCCGCGGCATGGCCCATGCCGCCGCTGAGCACATCTCGACACTCGAACGACCCGTCACGCGGCTCGTCTGCTCACCGTTGCAGCGCGCCCAGGAGTCGGCCGAGCCCTTCGCCGAGATCTTCGATCTCACCCCCGTGATCGACGAGGGCGTGATCGAACCGTGGAATGCCTTCGCCGGAAAGCGGATGAAAAAAGCGGTGCTCAACCCGCTCAACTGGCGCCTTCTCGTGAACCCGTCGAAGCCGAGCTGGGGCGAGCCGTTTGCGTCGATTTCGCAGCGCGTCGTCACGGCGATGCACGCGGCATGGGACGCGGCCGACGGCGGAGATGTTGTCATCGTTTCGCACCAGGCGCCCATCTGGATCGCCCATCTCGCGGTCGCCGGAGAGACGCTCGCGCACTCCCCCACCAAGCGGCGATGCGCGCTGTCGAGTGTGACGAGCTTCGAACGGCCGGGAACCGGCCCCACTGGATTCGCCGAGGTGGCCTACGCGGAGCCCGCCGCAGCAGGCATCGACCTCGGGGCCGTTTAA
- a CDS encoding 1-phosphofructokinase family hexose kinase, with amino-acid sequence MIVTLTANPSLDRTVELTAALAVGEVQQAAAAREDAGGKGINVARVLAAAGDDVLAVLPLAEGDPYAAAAEGLVPLVAVPVSGRVRANLTITDPEGTTTKLNLPGATLSAAEQEALIDAVVAACAEHHPSWLALCGSLPQGTSPSFYVDVIRAVRTRVDAPPLIAVDTSGDALTETVAHGYPDLIKPNELELAELVGQTLPADVPIEQAVNVLARDLVPHKVGAALITLGGDGAVLVRDDVWHASIPPGVQVRSTVGAGDSSLAGFLHAFSRGGSEQELLVSAVRHGSATASLPGTQLATPDDLPGGTVAVTHLSAAHTSQKGT; translated from the coding sequence ATGATCGTCACGCTCACCGCCAATCCGTCGCTTGATCGCACGGTGGAGCTCACCGCGGCGCTCGCCGTCGGCGAGGTCCAGCAGGCCGCCGCCGCACGGGAAGACGCCGGGGGAAAGGGCATCAACGTGGCTCGTGTGCTCGCAGCCGCGGGTGATGACGTTCTGGCCGTGCTTCCGCTTGCTGAGGGCGATCCCTATGCGGCGGCGGCTGAGGGCCTCGTGCCGCTCGTCGCCGTTCCCGTTTCCGGTCGCGTCCGCGCCAATCTCACAATCACCGACCCGGAGGGCACAACGACCAAGCTCAACCTACCGGGCGCCACTCTTTCCGCGGCCGAACAGGAAGCGCTTATCGACGCCGTCGTCGCTGCGTGCGCCGAGCACCACCCCAGCTGGCTCGCTCTGTGCGGTTCGCTCCCGCAGGGAACGTCGCCCTCCTTCTACGTCGATGTCATCCGTGCTGTGCGCACGCGCGTCGACGCTCCGCCCCTCATCGCCGTTGACACCTCGGGTGATGCCCTGACCGAGACGGTCGCACACGGCTACCCCGACCTGATCAAGCCGAATGAGCTGGAACTGGCCGAGTTGGTCGGACAGACGCTACCCGCCGATGTTCCCATCGAGCAGGCCGTCAACGTTCTTGCCCGTGACCTCGTTCCCCACAAGGTGGGCGCGGCGCTCATCACGCTTGGCGGAGACGGTGCGGTCCTCGTGCGCGACGACGTATGGCACGCCTCGATTCCGCCCGGGGTCCAGGTCCGATCAACCGTCGGAGCCGGCGACAGTTCCCTCGCCGGATTCCTGCACGCGTTTTCCCGCGGGGGCAGCGAACAAGAGTTGCTCGTCAGCGCCGTTCGCCACGGATCCGCAACAGCTTCCCTCCCCGGTACGCAACTCGCGACACCGGATGACCTCCCCGGCGGCACCGTTGCCGTCACGCACCTTTCCGCAGCACACACCTCCCAGAAGGGGACCTGA
- a CDS encoding DeoR/GlpR family DNA-binding transcription regulator, whose translation MYATERQENIAREVRQNGNISVRDIAERFDVTTETARRDLAALEKHGLLRRVHGGAVSAERASITETGVAERQHSHEAEKTRIATLALSAVPAGFRGSVLVDAGTTTGALLEPLAARLTGGRAEIVTNAVAHAAALAGRDGLDLTVLGGRVRSVTGAAVGATTVAALEAIRPDIAFVGANGLSAAFGLSTPDPDEAAVKRAMVTAARRTIALVDSSKFDVESLHRFAELSEIDVLVTNEQPSADLATVLAAHDVEVWDGTP comes from the coding sequence ATGTACGCAACGGAGCGCCAAGAGAACATCGCGCGAGAAGTGCGCCAGAACGGCAACATCTCCGTGCGTGACATCGCCGAGCGATTCGACGTCACAACCGAAACGGCCCGCCGCGATCTCGCCGCCCTCGAAAAGCACGGCCTCCTGCGCCGCGTTCATGGCGGCGCAGTGTCCGCCGAGCGCGCAAGCATTACGGAAACGGGCGTCGCCGAACGCCAGCACTCTCACGAAGCGGAGAAGACGCGCATCGCCACGCTCGCCCTCTCCGCCGTTCCCGCCGGATTTCGCGGATCGGTGCTCGTGGATGCCGGAACGACAACGGGCGCACTCCTTGAACCGCTCGCTGCGCGCCTCACAGGCGGCCGTGCGGAAATTGTCACGAACGCCGTCGCCCACGCCGCGGCGCTTGCTGGGCGAGACGGCCTCGACCTGACGGTGCTTGGCGGTCGCGTGCGCTCCGTCACCGGTGCGGCCGTGGGAGCAACAACCGTCGCCGCCCTCGAAGCGATCCGGCCCGACATCGCCTTCGTCGGAGCGAACGGCCTCAGCGCGGCGTTCGGTTTGAGCACCCCCGACCCCGACGAAGCCGCCGTGAAACGGGCAATGGTTACCGCCGCTCGTCGCACGATCGCGCTCGTCGACTCCTCCAAGTTCGACGTCGAGTCCCTCCATCGATTCGCCGAGCTCTCCGAGATCGATGTTCTCGTCACCAACGAACAGCCGAGCGCCGACCTGGCAACGGTGCTCGCCGCGCACGACGTCGAGGTCTGGGACGGTACCCCGTGA
- a CDS encoding TlpA disulfide reductase family protein, with product MPLTNLIRRACAAASIAILAATIAACSVDPVTKQYLEGENAGYISGEFRVTEIAPEDRSDPVAWAGVTEHGDDLTSVDTAGNVTVVNFWYAACGPCIVEAPDLEAVWQEYQDEDVSFVGVNTYDQAETAISFAIDNDVTYPSIIDVNSGAVKLAFAAATPIQATPTTLVLDREGRVAARIVGQLEGPSILSTLVRETLEETA from the coding sequence GTGCCCCTGACGAACCTGATCCGACGCGCCTGTGCCGCCGCTTCGATCGCGATTCTTGCCGCGACGATCGCCGCCTGTTCAGTCGACCCCGTCACGAAGCAGTACCTCGAGGGCGAAAACGCCGGTTACATCTCCGGAGAGTTCCGTGTGACGGAAATCGCACCGGAGGATCGTAGCGACCCCGTTGCCTGGGCCGGCGTGACGGAACACGGCGACGACCTCACGAGCGTCGACACCGCCGGCAACGTCACGGTTGTGAACTTCTGGTACGCCGCGTGCGGCCCCTGCATCGTCGAGGCCCCCGATCTCGAGGCGGTCTGGCAGGAGTACCAGGATGAAGACGTCAGCTTCGTGGGCGTCAACACCTACGACCAGGCGGAGACGGCGATCTCCTTCGCGATCGACAACGACGTCACCTACCCGAGCATCATCGACGTGAACTCGGGGGCCGTGAAACTCGCGTTTGCGGCGGCGACGCCGATTCAGGCGACGCCGACGACGCTCGTCCTTGATCGCGAGGGACGGGTCGCCGCTCGCATCGTCGGTCAGCTTGAGGGGCCGTCGATCCTTTCGACCCTCGTGCGCGAAACCCTCGAAGAGACCGCATGA
- the resB gene encoding cytochrome c biogenesis protein ResB, with protein sequence MSSSRSDLANNSDADPKRPSDHIDAALSSAPVSPKLGVIGWIRWGWRQLTSMRTALVLLLLLAIAAIPGSIFPQRMANPNGVTQWRSDNPDLFPILDALQLFDVYQSAWFSAIYLLLFISLIGCILPRTKHHFAALRSKPPRTPARLSRLADFRSETVAGIDADEAITLAEKRLRKQGYRVSRYRDGGSTSVSAERGYLRETGNLVFHASLVGILVTVGVGGQFAYTGQSVIIEGTTFVNTLLNYSSMNRGRLVSDDALAPYSMTLDTFDVDYVPYGEAGRGQAMNFSANVTIREPDGSAAEESVRVNHPLRVHGDAIYLLGNGYAPTITVRNGDDDIVFRDHVPFLPQDSNMTSLGVIKVTDGLEEQMGLVGFFYPTQNEMETGAFTSIFGDLLNPVVTLNVFEGDLGIDDGTPRSVYALDTSDMEQLTGGDTEIDSIELSPGQTAELPGGRGSVTFEDETPEDAEWNETGYTQSVKRFASLQIHHDRSTTWVLVFSTLAVAGLMTALWVPRRRLWVKATPTGEDVTLEYAGLARGEDPAIRTAVDHLATGHSEQLRS encoded by the coding sequence GTGTCGTCCTCCCGATCTGACCTCGCGAACAACTCGGATGCGGATCCGAAGCGGCCGTCCGACCACATCGATGCGGCGCTGTCCTCGGCGCCCGTTTCGCCCAAACTGGGCGTGATCGGGTGGATTCGCTGGGGCTGGCGGCAGCTCACGAGCATGCGAACGGCGCTCGTGCTGCTCCTTCTGCTGGCAATCGCCGCGATTCCGGGGTCGATCTTCCCGCAGCGGATGGCGAACCCCAACGGCGTCACGCAGTGGCGGTCGGACAACCCGGATCTGTTCCCGATCCTTGATGCCCTGCAGCTGTTCGATGTGTATCAGTCGGCATGGTTCTCGGCGATCTATCTGCTGCTGTTCATCTCGCTGATCGGCTGCATTCTTCCGCGAACGAAGCACCACTTTGCGGCGCTGCGTTCGAAGCCGCCCCGCACACCAGCGCGGCTGTCACGGCTGGCGGATTTCCGCTCCGAGACCGTCGCCGGCATTGATGCGGATGAGGCGATCACACTGGCGGAGAAGCGCCTGCGCAAGCAGGGCTACCGTGTGAGCCGATACCGGGACGGCGGATCGACATCCGTTTCTGCCGAGCGTGGATACTTGCGCGAGACGGGCAACCTCGTCTTTCACGCATCGCTCGTCGGCATCCTCGTGACGGTCGGCGTTGGCGGTCAGTTCGCCTACACGGGGCAAAGCGTCATTATCGAGGGCACGACGTTCGTCAACACGCTGTTGAACTACTCGTCGATGAACCGCGGACGCTTGGTGTCGGACGACGCGCTCGCGCCGTATTCCATGACGCTGGACACGTTCGATGTCGACTACGTTCCCTACGGCGAAGCCGGGCGTGGACAGGCGATGAATTTCTCGGCCAACGTCACGATCCGCGAACCCGACGGATCCGCCGCCGAAGAGTCGGTGCGCGTGAACCACCCGCTTCGTGTTCACGGCGACGCCATCTATCTGCTCGGCAACGGCTACGCGCCGACGATTACGGTGCGAAACGGCGACGACGACATCGTGTTCCGCGACCATGTGCCGTTTCTCCCACAGGACAGCAACATGACGTCCCTGGGCGTGATCAAGGTCACAGACGGTCTTGAGGAACAGATGGGCTTGGTCGGGTTTTTCTACCCCACCCAGAACGAAATGGAAACGGGTGCCTTCACGTCGATCTTCGGCGATCTGCTCAACCCTGTTGTCACGCTGAACGTCTTTGAAGGCGATCTCGGCATTGATGACGGAACCCCGCGCTCCGTCTATGCGCTCGACACGTCCGACATGGAGCAGCTGACGGGCGGCGACACGGAGATCGACTCGATCGAGCTGTCGCCGGGGCAGACCGCTGAACTTCCCGGCGGTCGCGGCAGCGTGACGTTCGAAGACGAGACGCCAGAGGACGCCGAGTGGAACGAGACGGGGTACACACAGTCCGTCAAACGGTTCGCCTCCCTGCAGATTCATCACGATCGATCCACAACGTGGGTCTTGGTGTTCTCCACCCTTGCCGTCGCCGGCCTGATGACGGCCCTGTGGGTTCCGCGCCGTCGCCTCTGGGTGAAGGCCACTCCCACCGGGGAGGACGTCACACTCGAATACGCTGGTCTCGCCCGCGGTGAGGACCCCGCGATTCGCACTGCTGTCGATCACCTCGCCACAGGGCACAGCGAACAGCTGCGCTCCTGA
- a CDS encoding cytochrome c biogenesis CcdA family protein, producing the protein MSVEYLVGAGTLWAALPIALLAGLISFLSPCVLPLVPGYLGFISGSVTPARENADGQLRLAARGRLLGGVLLFIAGFTVVFIAMNVLGGSAGMFFLQYNDIITRVLGGVVILMGIVFLGAFGVMQRAIRPSLNGDLGLVGAPLLGVVLGIGWAPCIGPTLAVIIAMSYGTGDPWRGALLGLVYSLGLGIPFILAALGFGWASRSFAFFRRHVRAINVVGGSLLILLGVLMVSGIWGILMSRLQVVISGVVLPI; encoded by the coding sequence ATGAGCGTCGAATACCTCGTCGGCGCCGGGACCCTCTGGGCGGCTCTGCCGATCGCGCTTCTTGCCGGACTGATCTCGTTTCTCTCGCCCTGCGTTCTCCCCCTCGTGCCCGGCTATCTCGGTTTCATCTCGGGATCCGTCACGCCCGCACGCGAAAACGCTGACGGACAGCTACGCCTTGCCGCCAGGGGCCGGCTTCTCGGTGGTGTTCTGCTGTTCATCGCCGGATTCACGGTCGTGTTCATAGCGATGAACGTGCTGGGCGGAAGCGCCGGAATGTTCTTCCTGCAGTACAACGACATCATCACGCGCGTGCTCGGCGGCGTTGTGATCCTCATGGGGATCGTGTTCCTCGGCGCCTTCGGTGTGATGCAGCGCGCGATCAGGCCGAGTCTCAACGGAGACCTGGGGCTCGTAGGCGCGCCCCTTCTCGGCGTGGTCCTCGGTATCGGCTGGGCTCCGTGCATCGGGCCAACGCTCGCCGTGATTATTGCGATGTCATACGGCACGGGCGATCCGTGGCGCGGCGCGCTTCTCGGCCTCGTCTACTCCCTCGGCCTCGGCATCCCCTTTATTCTCGCGGCGCTCGGCTTCGGCTGGGCCAGCCGCTCCTTCGCGTTCTTCCGCCGGCACGTGCGCGCCATTAACGTCGTCGGGGGATCGCTTCTGATTCTCCTGGGCGTGCTCATGGTGTCCGGCATCTGGGGGATCCTCATGTCACGTCTTCAGGTGGTGATCAGTGGTGTCGTCCTCCCGATCTGA
- a CDS encoding DsbA family protein has translation MNTTSRTAGRSSLLRWLVPVVIVVIAVVLIAIVVIQAGRDNDAPPSSAPSAQVTATPPAAEETTEPSASEQTEEPERPDATMFERRVEGDPHTLGPVDAPVGLVVYSDYQCGFCASWNADTLPELARYAEDGKLRIEWRDANVFGDASVRASTAAYAAGLQGAFWEYHDALFPDGAKRSADQLSEDALAETARDLGLDVEQFRADFASEDAAMVIQNDMAESRGIGVTSTPSFLLGGQPIVGAQPTQVFVDALEQALAAAGE, from the coding sequence ATGAATACCACCTCCCGCACCGCCGGCCGATCGTCCCTTCTGCGATGGCTGGTTCCCGTCGTGATTGTCGTGATCGCCGTCGTGTTGATCGCCATCGTCGTCATCCAGGCGGGACGGGATAATGACGCGCCTCCCAGTAGCGCGCCGTCGGCGCAGGTGACGGCCACGCCGCCCGCCGCCGAGGAGACAACGGAGCCCTCCGCTTCGGAGCAGACGGAGGAGCCCGAGCGCCCCGATGCCACCATGTTCGAGCGCCGAGTCGAGGGCGATCCGCACACTCTGGGCCCCGTCGACGCCCCGGTCGGACTTGTTGTGTACAGCGACTACCAGTGTGGATTCTGCGCCTCCTGGAACGCGGACACCCTGCCCGAGCTGGCGCGCTACGCCGAAGACGGCAAACTCCGCATCGAGTGGCGTGATGCCAACGTGTTCGGCGATGCCTCCGTTCGCGCCTCGACCGCCGCCTACGCGGCCGGGCTGCAGGGGGCATTCTGGGAGTACCACGACGCGCTGTTCCCCGATGGGGCGAAGCGTTCCGCCGACCAGCTCAGCGAGGATGCTCTGGCCGAGACCGCACGCGACCTCGGACTTGATGTTGAGCAGTTCCGGGCCGACTTCGCCTCCGAGGACGCCGCGATGGTGATCCAAAATGACATGGCCGAGTCACGCGGAATCGGTGTGACGAGCACCCCCAGCTTCCTCCTCGGTGGACAGCCGATCGTCGGCGCACAACCCACCCAGGTGTTCGTCGACGCGCTCGAACAGGCTCTCGCCGCGGCCGGAGAGTAG
- the ccsB gene encoding c-type cytochrome biogenesis protein CcsB: MSVVLLPATIAWAPSANAAVLDSWSRVMLWTAIAVYVFAFIAYAVDLANRAGATAKARDRVGAAGEAMPAVPQDEGTQRPERRVMARVGATLTWMAFLLHLGATIFRGLGAGHVPWSNMYEFAMTGTLLMTAVYLGTLFWRDLRFLGTFMTGLITVLLGSSIQFYTQIVPLMDPLQSAWLVVHVFVASLSTAFLALAFALSVLQLLQARREAKAEAPARSLLRTLPAAETLENLSYRLAIIGFVFWTFTLIAGAIWAQESWGRYWGFDTKEVWTFIIWVLYAGYIHARATRGWRGTRSAWLSIVGFVAVIFNFTIVNMFFEGLHAYSGLN, from the coding sequence ATGTCCGTCGTCCTCCTTCCCGCAACCATCGCCTGGGCGCCGTCCGCGAATGCCGCCGTGCTCGACTCGTGGTCACGCGTCATGCTGTGGACGGCGATCGCCGTGTACGTTTTCGCCTTCATCGCGTACGCCGTCGACCTCGCGAACCGTGCCGGAGCCACCGCGAAGGCGCGTGACCGTGTCGGTGCAGCCGGCGAAGCCATGCCCGCGGTGCCGCAGGATGAGGGGACGCAACGTCCCGAGCGACGCGTGATGGCGCGGGTGGGGGCAACGCTGACGTGGATGGCGTTCCTCCTGCACCTGGGAGCGACGATTTTCCGCGGACTGGGCGCCGGGCATGTGCCGTGGTCAAACATGTACGAGTTCGCCATGACGGGAACTCTTCTCATGACGGCCGTCTACCTCGGGACACTGTTCTGGCGCGATCTGCGCTTCCTCGGCACGTTCATGACGGGCCTCATCACGGTTCTTCTGGGATCGAGCATCCAGTTCTACACGCAGATCGTTCCCCTGATGGACCCGCTGCAGTCGGCGTGGCTCGTCGTGCACGTCTTCGTCGCTTCGCTGTCCACGGCGTTCCTGGCATTGGCGTTTGCGCTCAGCGTGTTGCAGCTGCTTCAGGCGCGACGCGAGGCGAAGGCCGAAGCGCCCGCGCGGAGCCTTCTGCGCACGTTGCCGGCGGCGGAGACGCTCGAGAACCTCTCGTATCGCCTTGCGATCATCGGCTTCGTCTTCTGGACCTTCACACTGATCGCCGGTGCGATCTGGGCGCAGGAGTCCTGGGGTCGGTACTGGGGCTTCGACACGAAGGAAGTCTGGACCTTTATCATCTGGGTGCTGTATGCCGGGTACATTCACGCGCGTGCGACGCGTGGCTGGCGTGGCACACGGTCGGCATGGTTGTCGATCGTCGGCTTCGTGGCCGTGATCTTCAACTTCACGATCGTGAATATGTTCTTCGAGGGCCTGCACGCATACAGTGGGCTGAACTAA
- a CDS encoding DUF3054 domain-containing protein: MTSPLRFPWPLALGIDAVLVTCFVVLGMGSHHDRWGVADLALVAWPFLVALAAAWAVPVVRRRPRGLGLPALIVALVTALGGLALRVLTGGGFALSFAIVTLVVIAAFVWGWRVIVAVAAWLRRRSASSLLQRVELLGCP, translated from the coding sequence GTGACCTCCCCTCTGCGGTTCCCCTGGCCTCTGGCGCTCGGCATCGATGCCGTGCTCGTGACGTGCTTTGTCGTGTTGGGGATGGGAAGCCACCACGATCGGTGGGGCGTGGCGGATCTTGCGCTGGTGGCGTGGCCGTTCCTCGTTGCGCTCGCCGCGGCCTGGGCGGTTCCGGTCGTTCGCCGGAGGCCTCGTGGACTGGGGCTTCCCGCGCTGATCGTCGCGCTGGTGACGGCTCTCGGCGGACTCGCGCTGCGGGTGTTGACCGGTGGGGGATTCGCCCTGTCTTTCGCGATCGTCACCCTCGTCGTCATCGCGGCTTTTGTGTGGGGATGGCGCGTGATCGTCGCGGTCGCGGCCTGGCTTCGTCGACGCTCAGCCTCCTCATTACTACAACGCGTAGAATTACTCGGGTGCCCCTGA
- the trxA gene encoding thioredoxin codes for MATTEITKDNLNDTIEQDGIVLLDFWADWCGPCKQFGPVFEKASEENPDITFGKIDTEAQKELAAGFQIRSIPTIMAFRDGIGVFAQPGALPEQGLNQVIEAVRGLDMEDVRRQVAEQQADADN; via the coding sequence ATGGCCACAACAGAGATCACGAAGGACAACCTGAACGACACCATCGAACAGGACGGCATCGTCCTCCTCGACTTCTGGGCCGACTGGTGCGGCCCGTGCAAACAGTTCGGCCCAGTGTTCGAAAAGGCATCGGAAGAGAACCCCGACATCACGTTCGGAAAGATCGACACCGAGGCCCAAAAAGAGCTCGCGGCCGGGTTCCAGATCCGGTCGATTCCCACGATCATGGCGTTCCGCGATGGCATCGGCGTTTTCGCCCAACCCGGTGCGCTGCCCGAGCAGGGGCTGAATCAGGTGATCGAGGCTGTGCGCGGCCTCGACATGGAAGACGTTCGCCGCCAGGTCGCTGAACAGCAGGCTGACGCCGACAACTGA